A window of the Lactuca sativa cultivar Salinas chromosome 5, Lsat_Salinas_v11, whole genome shotgun sequence genome harbors these coding sequences:
- the LOC111920611 gene encoding ER lumen protein-retaining receptor A: protein MGTIKFTMKEICWAFSIYLEAVAILPQLVLLQRRGNVDNLTGQYVFFRGAYRALYILNWICRYLTQPHFNEWISCFFGLIQTALYADFFYYYFIWYTTSIPILSVLYEA from the exons ATGGGTACAATTAAATTCACAATGAAGGAA ATATGTTGGGCATTTTCTATCTATTTGGAAGCTGTTGCTATTCTCCCACAGTTGGTTCTGCTGCAGCGAAGGGGAAATGTTGACAATTTGACCGGTCAATATGTTTTCTTTCGTGG GGCATACCGTGCATTGTATATTCTCAACTGGATTTGTCGGTATCTCACACAGCCCCATTTCAATGAATGGATAT CCTGTTTCTTTGGCTTAATACAAACAGCTCTTTATGCTGATTTCTTCTACTATTACTTCATATGGTACACAACCTCCATTCCCATTCTTTCTGTTCT ATATGAGGCGTAG
- the LOC111920606 gene encoding putative cyclic nucleotide-gated ion channel 7 isoform X2, translating into MVRNPSNYPRRDINRHICVDLLKRVPLFKNMNERLLDDICQRLKPRFYTDNSYLIREGDPVNEMLFIVRGCLDSETTDGLFNSGFLKEGDFCGAELLIWAVDPESGVNHPSSTRTLKAARDVEAFALPAEELKFVVLHFRHWRTWAASFIQAAWRRYSMRKNKVASIRQIIAFRTIIQDMKIAKELLKLQKPREPYSRR; encoded by the exons ATGGTTCGAAATCCATCCAACTATCCTAGAAGAGACATAAATCGTCACATTTGTGTTGATTTGCTCAAGAGG GTTCCTTTGTTCAAAAACATGAATGAGCGGTTGCTTGATGACATTTGTCAACGATTGAAGCCGCGTTTCTACACCGATAACAGTTACCTCATCCGAGAAGGAGATCCCGTCAACGAAATGCTCTTCATCGTACGTGGTTGTCTGGATAGTGAAACCACAGATGGTTTATTCAACAGTGGTTTTCTAAAAGAAGGAGACTTCTGTGGGGCTGAGCTTCTAATCTGGGCAGTAGACCCTGAATCCGGGGTTAACCACCCATCCTCCACTAGAACCTTGAAGGCCGCGAGAGATGTGGAGGCATTTGCATTACCAGCAGAAGAGTTGAAATTTGTTGTCCTTCATTTCAGGCATTGGCGGACTTGGGCGGCATCCTTCATTCAAGCAGCATGGCGGAGATATTCCATGAGGAAGAACAAAGTAGCATCAATCAGacagataatcgccttccggacTATCATACAAGACATGAAGATTGCTAAGGAGTTATTGAAGTTACAAAAGCCTCGGGAACCATATTCACGGCGCTGA